One window of the Rhipicephalus sanguineus isolate Rsan-2018 chromosome 4, BIME_Rsan_1.4, whole genome shotgun sequence genome contains the following:
- the LOC119389118 gene encoding gastrula zinc finger protein XlCGF9.1-like — MHRCSQCDYSTSIRSRLNQHMLTHTAERPFVCEMCNKDFTWRSDLSVHLITHTQERPYECPECGERFNSPSHVNRHRKRHSSDSRPHVCPYCGKCYARRDYLKVHVSTHTTERRHECPECRRRFTDPSNARHHYNFVHAKKYPLSCPHCGKGFPSRRDVRRHVLREHEGQEK; from the exons ATGCACCGCTGTTCTCAGTGTGACTACTCCACTAGCATAAG GTCGCGCTTAAACCAACACATGCTGACCCACACCGCGGAGAGGCCGTTTGTGTGCGAAATGTGCAACAAGGACTTCACGTGGCGCTCTGACCTCAGCGTTCACCTTATTACGCACACTCAAGAGAGGCCTTACGAGTGCCCCGAATGCGGCGAGCGCTTCAACAGCCCGTCTCACGTGAACCGTCACCGAAAGAGACACTCGAGCGACTCGAGGCCGCACGTCTGCCCTTACTGCGGCAAATGCTACGCGAGGAGAGATTACCTGAAGGTACATGTGTCCACGCACACGACTGAGCGGCGGCACGAGTGTCCGGAATGCCGTCGGAGGTTTACCGATCCGAGTAACGCGAGGCATCACTATAATTTTGTGCACGCCAAGAAGTATCCTTTGTCGTGTCCTCATTGTGGTAAAGGATTTCCGAGTCGACGCGACGTGCGACGCCATGTGCTCAGGGAACACGAAGGCCAAGAAAAGTGA